The following are encoded together in the Rhodanobacter soli genome:
- a CDS encoding UDP-glucose dehydrogenase family protein codes for MKVTIFGTGYVGLVTGACLAEMGNHVLCVDIDAAKVERLKCGEIPIYEPGLESIVQRNHAGGRLDFTTEAAPAIAHGELIFIAVGTPPDEDGSADLQYVQKVASTIGRHLDRYAVVVNKSTVPVGTADRVREAVAAELAARQATVEFDVVSNPEFLKEGAAVEDCLRPDRIIVGASSERAVALLRKLYAPFNRNHDRMVVMDERSAELTKYAANAMLATKISFMNEIANIAERVGADVELVRQGIGSDPRIGYSFIYPGAGYGGSCFPKDVQALERTAHAHGYEARLLGAVEAVNQQQKSKLFELISRHLDGKLAGRTVALWGLAFKPNTDDMREASSRRLMELLWDAGAKVRAFDPEAREEAQRLYGDRDDLVLCEHAMDALQGADVLAVVTEWKAFRSPDFRAIRATLVVPAIFDGRNLYDPLVVEEAGLAYYGIGRGRSLQVA; via the coding sequence ATGAAAGTCACCATTTTCGGTACCGGCTATGTGGGTCTGGTCACCGGTGCCTGCCTGGCCGAGATGGGCAACCACGTGCTCTGCGTCGACATCGATGCGGCCAAGGTCGAGCGCCTGAAGTGTGGCGAGATTCCGATCTACGAGCCGGGGCTGGAGTCGATCGTGCAGCGCAACCATGCCGGCGGCCGGCTCGACTTCACCACCGAGGCGGCACCGGCGATCGCGCATGGCGAGCTGATCTTCATCGCCGTCGGCACCCCGCCGGACGAGGACGGCAGCGCCGACCTGCAATACGTGCAGAAAGTGGCCAGCACGATCGGCCGGCACCTGGACCGCTACGCCGTGGTGGTGAACAAGTCGACCGTGCCGGTGGGTACCGCCGATCGCGTGCGCGAGGCCGTCGCGGCCGAGCTGGCGGCGCGCCAGGCCACGGTGGAATTCGACGTGGTGTCGAATCCGGAGTTCCTGAAGGAAGGCGCGGCGGTGGAAGACTGCCTGCGTCCCGATCGCATCATCGTGGGAGCTTCCAGCGAGCGCGCGGTGGCGTTGCTGCGCAAGCTGTACGCGCCGTTCAACCGCAACCACGACCGCATGGTGGTGATGGACGAGCGCTCGGCCGAGCTGACCAAGTACGCCGCCAACGCGATGCTGGCGACCAAGATCAGTTTCATGAACGAGATCGCGAACATCGCCGAGCGGGTGGGCGCCGACGTGGAGCTGGTGCGCCAGGGCATCGGCTCGGACCCGCGCATCGGCTACAGTTTCATCTATCCGGGTGCCGGGTACGGCGGCTCGTGCTTCCCCAAGGACGTGCAGGCGCTGGAGCGCACCGCACACGCCCATGGCTACGAGGCGCGCCTGCTCGGCGCGGTCGAGGCGGTCAACCAGCAGCAGAAGAGCAAGCTGTTCGAGCTCATCTCGCGCCACCTCGACGGCAAGCTGGCGGGCAGGACGGTCGCGCTGTGGGGTCTGGCGTTCAAGCCGAACACCGACGACATGCGCGAGGCTTCCAGCCGGCGCCTGATGGAGTTGCTGTGGGATGCCGGCGCGAAGGTCCGCGCGTTCGATCCGGAGGCGCGCGAGGAAGCGCAGCGGCTGTACGGCGACCGCGATGACCTGGTGCTGTGCGAGCACGCCATGGATGCCCTGCAGGGCGCCGACGTGCTGGCGGTGGTCACCGAGTGGAAGGCCTTCCGCAGCCCGGATTTCAGGGCCATCCGCGCCACGCTGGTTGTGCCGGCGATCTTCGACGGGCGCAACCTGTACGACCCGCTCGTGGTGGAGGAGGCGGGCCTGGCTTATTACGGCATCGGCCGCGGCCGCAGCCTGCAAGTAGCGTGA
- the ppsR gene encoding posphoenolpyruvate synthetase regulatory kinase/phosphorylase PpsR, whose protein sequence is MQRTVFFISDSTGITAETIGNSILAQFEGVQFDKHRLPFTDNAHKAEIAALRIKTKYAQSGQRPIVVNTMAERALCEIVATSGALMLDVFAPFIGPLEDELGTKRTGLVNRSHGLVDFDKYEARINATNYALSHDDGIDVNYAEADLILVGVSRSGKTPTCLYMALHYGVSAANYPLTDEDLEKLELPARLRPYRDRLYGLTIDPLRLAQIREQRRAGSRYATLQQCRWELEQADRLMRQAGIPSLNTTHVSIEEIASKIFDRFGIERTMF, encoded by the coding sequence ATGCAGCGAACGGTTTTTTTCATCTCCGATTCCACTGGTATCACCGCGGAGACGATCGGCAACAGCATCCTGGCGCAGTTCGAGGGCGTGCAGTTCGACAAGCACCGGTTGCCGTTCACCGACAACGCGCACAAGGCGGAAATCGCTGCGCTGCGGATCAAGACCAAGTACGCGCAAAGCGGGCAGCGGCCGATCGTGGTCAACACCATGGCCGAGCGTGCGCTGTGCGAGATCGTGGCCACCAGCGGCGCCCTGATGCTGGACGTGTTCGCGCCGTTCATCGGCCCGCTGGAGGACGAACTGGGGACAAAGCGCACCGGCCTGGTGAACCGCTCGCACGGCCTGGTCGATTTCGACAAGTACGAGGCGCGCATCAATGCGACCAATTACGCGCTCTCGCATGACGACGGCATCGACGTGAATTATGCCGAGGCCGACCTGATCCTGGTCGGCGTGTCGCGTTCCGGCAAGACGCCGACCTGTCTTTACATGGCCTTGCATTACGGCGTCAGTGCCGCCAATTATCCGCTGACCGACGAAGACCTCGAAAAACTCGAACTGCCGGCGCGACTGCGCCCGTACCGGGACCGGCTGTACGGACTGACCATCGATCCGCTGCGGCTGGCGCAGATCCGCGAGCAACGCCGCGCCGGCAGCCGCTACGCGACTTTGCAGCAGTGTCGCTGGGAGCTGGAGCAGGCCGACCGCCTGATGCGCCAGGCCGGCATTCCCAGCCTGAACACCACACATGTGTCGATCGAGGAGATCGCCAGCAAGATCTTCGACCGCTTCGGTATCGAGCGGACCATGTTCTGA
- a CDS encoding DUF1249 domain-containing protein produces MSVVLDNRNSLLPGRFEFLMGLYAENYHRLTRLFAPQQLAPGRYVSDVSDGLDVHLHVQECHPYTLELELTYDFVDAHTGQRAPSAQLRMYTDAHVAEALHCHPGRHLWQVLGPFSPAHTVFQHRLRMNGFLSRWLEYLAEQGHSIGTLEPQTGQPESGGLV; encoded by the coding sequence ATGAGCGTCGTACTGGACAACCGCAACAGCCTGCTGCCCGGACGCTTCGAGTTCCTGATGGGGCTGTATGCGGAAAACTACCACCGGCTGACGCGGCTGTTCGCGCCGCAGCAGCTGGCGCCGGGCCGGTATGTCTCCGACGTGAGCGACGGGCTCGACGTGCACCTGCACGTGCAGGAATGCCATCCATACACGCTGGAACTGGAACTCACCTACGATTTCGTCGACGCGCATACCGGCCAGCGCGCGCCGTCGGCGCAGTTGCGCATGTATACCGACGCGCATGTGGCGGAGGCCTTGCACTGCCATCCCGGCCGGCACCTGTGGCAGGTGCTGGGACCGTTCTCGCCGGCGCACACCGTGTTCCAGCATCGCCTGCGCATGAACGGATTCCTGTCGCGCTGGCTGGAGTACCTGGCGGAGCAGGGGCATTCCATCGGCACGCTGGAGCCGCAAACAGGACAGCCAGAAAGCGGCGGCCTCGTTTGA
- a CDS encoding cation:proton antiporter codes for MHEIGFIRDLAVVMIVAGATTILFQRMRQPVLLGYILAGVLIGPHTPGVLVGDPRAIDDISNLGVVLLMFTLGLEFSVRKLREVGIGVLAAAVAEVGLMLWIGYGIGGLFGWTGMDALFLGAIISLSSTMVATRTLAEGGQRHQPFAQLVVGLLVAEDMLAIVMLTLLTAVALGGSVQAETAFTLVGHLGLFVIVGMILGLLLLPRLVDYVAGFDRDETLLVSVLGICFGASLFAAWMGFSVALGAFLAGAVVAESRSVGRVLHLVEPLRDMFAALFFVAIGLKIDPAMLPQYALPALLIAAVVIVGKTLACSLGIFVVGHDARTALRSGLGMAQIGEFSFVIATLGLSLGVISDFIYPIAVAVSVLCMAASPYMNRSADGLANGLRRVTPRSLRLLATSYSGWLENLKPVNENAAIAAMFRRLLWHIGINVLLVVALFVIGAYINAHNWSWFSMLGIDRDLRHTLIWAGALFLSLPMLIAVYRKAEALGMLLAEIGIRERFAGSYTQAIRNVLSRVIPLATLLALALLVSVLSSAILPPRGVALSLVVLGVVVAVVLWRGLVKMHARLQAALKETLEKPGPSGGGMG; via the coding sequence ATGCACGAAATCGGCTTCATTCGTGACCTTGCCGTGGTGATGATCGTGGCGGGCGCCACCACGATCCTGTTCCAGCGGATGCGGCAGCCGGTGCTGCTGGGCTACATCCTGGCCGGCGTGCTGATCGGTCCGCACACGCCGGGTGTGCTGGTCGGCGATCCGCGCGCGATCGACGACATCTCCAATCTCGGCGTGGTGCTGCTGATGTTCACGCTGGGCCTCGAATTCAGCGTGCGCAAGCTGCGCGAGGTCGGCATCGGCGTGCTGGCCGCGGCCGTGGCCGAAGTCGGGCTGATGCTGTGGATCGGCTACGGCATCGGCGGCCTGTTCGGCTGGACCGGCATGGACGCGCTCTTCCTCGGCGCGATCATTTCGCTCTCGTCCACGATGGTGGCCACCCGCACGCTGGCGGAGGGCGGGCAGCGGCATCAACCGTTTGCCCAACTGGTGGTAGGGCTGCTGGTGGCCGAGGACATGCTGGCCATCGTCATGCTGACCCTGCTCACGGCCGTGGCGCTGGGTGGCTCGGTACAGGCGGAGACCGCGTTCACCCTGGTCGGCCACCTGGGCCTGTTCGTGATCGTCGGGATGATCCTGGGCCTGCTGCTGCTGCCGCGGCTGGTGGATTACGTGGCTGGTTTCGATCGCGACGAAACGCTGTTGGTCAGCGTACTCGGCATCTGTTTCGGTGCCAGCCTGTTCGCGGCCTGGATGGGTTTCAGCGTGGCGCTGGGCGCCTTCCTGGCGGGCGCGGTGGTGGCTGAGTCGCGCAGCGTGGGGCGCGTGCTGCACCTGGTGGAACCGCTGCGCGACATGTTCGCGGCGCTGTTCTTCGTGGCGATCGGCCTGAAGATCGATCCGGCGATGTTGCCGCAGTACGCACTGCCGGCACTGCTCATCGCGGCGGTCGTCATCGTCGGCAAGACGCTGGCGTGCAGCCTGGGTATCTTCGTTGTCGGGCACGACGCGCGCACGGCGCTGCGTTCGGGGCTGGGCATGGCGCAGATCGGAGAGTTCTCGTTCGTCATCGCCACGCTCGGGCTTTCTCTTGGCGTGATCAGCGATTTCATCTATCCGATTGCGGTGGCGGTCTCGGTACTGTGCATGGCCGCATCGCCGTACATGAATCGTTCGGCCGACGGGCTGGCGAACGGCCTGCGCCGGGTGACGCCGCGCTCATTGAGGCTGCTGGCGACCAGCTACAGCGGTTGGCTGGAAAACCTCAAGCCGGTCAACGAAAACGCTGCGATAGCCGCCATGTTCCGTCGCCTGCTGTGGCATATCGGGATCAACGTCCTGCTGGTGGTGGCGCTATTCGTCATTGGCGCCTACATCAATGCGCACAACTGGAGCTGGTTCTCGATGCTCGGCATCGACCGGGATCTGCGCCATACGCTGATCTGGGCCGGTGCGCTGTTCCTGTCCCTGCCCATGCTGATCGCGGTCTACCGCAAGGCCGAGGCGCTTGGCATGCTATTGGCGGAGATCGGCATACGCGAGCGGTTTGCCGGTTCGTATACCCAGGCCATCCGCAACGTGCTGTCCAGGGTCATCCCGCTGGCGACGCTGCTTGCGCTGGCGCTGCTGGTGAGCGTGCTCAGTTCGGCCATCCTGCCGCCCCGCGGCGTCGCGCTGTCCCTGGTCGTACTGGGCGTGGTGGTGGCGGTGGTGCTGTGGCGCGGCCTGGTGAAGATGCATGCGCGCCTGCAGGCGGCGCTGAAGGAGACCCTTGAAAAGCCCGGCCCCTCGGGAGGCGGCATGGGCTGA
- a CDS encoding DUF2058 domain-containing protein, whose protein sequence is MADSLRDQLLKSGIVKQVQQDRAREPKRAAAPPSGKPARKGGKPHAAPHAARPAAQSQQDIDLAKAYALRAQTEARERQRVEQEAAEQARLRRERKQKIQQLLDGKALNKADADQPRNFEYSGKIRRVHVDAAQLAALNAGELGVVQQGGRYLLVSRDIAEQVRDIDPHQLALLVDPNAAGVGDDGVPDDLMW, encoded by the coding sequence ATGGCCGATTCCCTGCGCGATCAGCTGCTCAAGAGCGGCATCGTCAAACAAGTCCAACAGGACCGGGCGCGCGAGCCGAAGCGCGCGGCTGCGCCACCGTCCGGCAAGCCGGCGCGCAAGGGCGGCAAGCCGCACGCCGCGCCGCACGCCGCACGGCCAGCGGCGCAGAGCCAGCAGGACATCGACCTGGCCAAGGCATATGCGTTGCGCGCGCAGACCGAAGCCCGCGAACGCCAGCGCGTCGAACAGGAGGCCGCCGAACAGGCCAGGCTGCGGCGCGAGCGCAAGCAGAAGATCCAGCAACTGCTCGACGGCAAGGCGTTGAACAAGGCCGACGCCGACCAGCCGCGCAATTTCGAGTACAGCGGCAAGATCCGCCGCGTGCACGTGGATGCCGCGCAACTGGCGGCACTCAACGCCGGCGAACTCGGCGTGGTGCAGCAGGGCGGCCGTTATCTCCTGGTCAGCCGCGACATCGCCGAGCAGGTGCGTGACATCGATCCGCATCAGCTGGCGCTGCTGGTTGATCCGAATGCCGCCGGCGTGGGGGATGACGGCGTGCCCGACGACCTGATGTGGTGA
- a CDS encoding SlyX family protein: MNDSNDTLARRLDEMEVKLTFIDEAVQALTTADADQSQRIAALERALCDLRGEMASMRIAQGDDPHDEPPPPHY, encoded by the coding sequence ATGAACGACTCGAACGACACGCTTGCCCGGCGGCTCGACGAGATGGAGGTCAAGCTGACCTTCATCGATGAAGCGGTGCAGGCGCTGACCACGGCGGATGCCGACCAGTCGCAGCGGATTGCCGCGCTGGAGCGTGCCTTGTGCGACCTGCGCGGCGAGATGGCGTCGATGCGCATCGCGCAGGGCGACGATCCGCACGACGAACCGCCGCCGCCGCATTACTGA
- a CDS encoding FKBP-type peptidyl-prolyl cis-trans isomerase, with the protein MKHFLRPTLTAVAMAVALGMTAGVAAQTAGAAGTVDKAKASYVVGWEIASQVPPIMRDELDPNAVANAVKAALSGQKPTMSEAEAKQVHEAFMAKIQAKYQAEMTKLAAKNKAEGDAFLAKNKTAPGVKTTASGLQYQVISQGTGARPGPNDTVEINYTGTFVDGQVFDASAKHNPPGAAKIPLAGVIPGFREGLQLMQVGGHYKLFIPAALAYGAEPQPPMPPNATLIFDVTLVKTGPTPAGAAPAGK; encoded by the coding sequence ATGAAGCACTTTCTGCGTCCCACGCTGACGGCGGTCGCGATGGCCGTTGCGCTGGGCATGACGGCCGGCGTCGCCGCTCAGACCGCCGGCGCTGCCGGTACTGTCGACAAGGCGAAGGCCAGTTATGTTGTGGGTTGGGAGATTGCTTCCCAGGTTCCGCCGATCATGCGCGATGAGCTGGATCCGAACGCCGTGGCGAATGCGGTGAAGGCGGCGTTGTCCGGCCAGAAGCCGACCATGAGCGAAGCCGAAGCCAAGCAGGTGCACGAGGCCTTCATGGCCAAGATCCAGGCCAAGTACCAGGCCGAGATGACCAAGCTGGCGGCAAAGAACAAGGCCGAGGGCGACGCTTTCCTGGCCAAGAACAAGACCGCGCCGGGCGTGAAGACGACTGCGTCGGGCCTGCAGTACCAGGTGATCAGCCAGGGTACGGGCGCCCGTCCGGGTCCGAACGATACCGTCGAGATCAACTACACCGGTACCTTTGTCGATGGCCAGGTGTTCGATGCCTCCGCCAAGCACAATCCGCCGGGTGCGGCCAAGATTCCGCTGGCAGGCGTGATCCCGGGCTTCCGCGAAGGCCTGCAGCTGATGCAGGTGGGCGGTCATTACAAGCTGTTCATCCCGGCAGCGCTGGCCTATGGCGCCGAGCCGCAGCCGCCGATGCCGCCGAATGCCACGCTGATCTTCGACGTGACCCTGGTCAAGACCGGCCCGACGCCGGCAGGTGCGGCTCCGGCCGGCAAATAA
- the ppsA gene encoding phosphoenolpyruvate synthase, with translation MNDLVLWLDQLRMTDLGKVGGKNASLGEMIGNLAKLGVSVPGGFATTASAFQQYLEKSGLAKRIQDRLATLDVDDVDTLVAAGREIRGWIVDTALPAELEQAIRGAYIKLCKDAGADDIAVAVRSSATAEDLPDASFAGQQETFLNVVGIDDVLHKVKEVFASLYNDRAIAYRVHQGFKHEDVFLSAGVQLMVRSDVGAAGVLFTLDTESGFRDVVFVTGSYGLGEMVVQGAVNPDEFYVFKPTLRDGKPAVLRRNLGAKQLRMVYSSAPGERVRTEDTPVELRNTFCISDDDVQELARQSLIIEKHYGRPMDIEWAKDGHTGKLYIVQARPETVKSRSHATQLERFSLSEKGKVLAEGRSIGQKIGAGKARVIRSLSDMNKVQVGDVLIADMTDPDWEPVMKRASAIVTNRGGRTCHAAIIARELGVPAVVGTGNALELIPDGADVTVSCAEGDTGTIYEGILKFERITADLGAMPEAPLKIMMNVANPERAFDFGMLPNAGIGLARLEMIIASHIGVHPKALLEYAKQDAETKAKIDERIAGYAGPVEFYVDRLAEGIATIAASVYPKPVIVRLSDFKSNEYAGLLGGSRYEPHEENPMIGFRGASRYVDPSFAEAFALECKAVKRVREVMGLVNVWVMIPFVRTLGEGRKVIEVLAKNGLRQGEHDLKVIMMCEVPSNALLADEFLDIFDGFSIGSNDLTQLTLGLDRDSSIVASLFDERDPAVKKLLAMAIKTARAKGKYIGICGQGPSDHPDLAEWLMEQGIESVSLNPDTVVDTWLRLAKKKADRVI, from the coding sequence TTGAACGACCTGGTGCTTTGGCTTGACCAACTGCGCATGACCGACCTGGGCAAGGTCGGCGGCAAGAATGCCTCCCTCGGCGAAATGATCGGCAACCTCGCCAAGCTCGGCGTCTCCGTGCCCGGCGGCTTCGCGACCACGGCCAGCGCATTCCAGCAGTACCTGGAAAAGAGCGGCCTGGCAAAACGCATCCAGGATCGGCTGGCCACGCTCGACGTCGACGACGTCGACACCCTGGTAGCGGCCGGCAGGGAAATCCGTGGCTGGATCGTCGATACCGCCCTGCCCGCCGAACTCGAGCAGGCGATCCGCGGGGCCTACATCAAACTGTGCAAGGACGCCGGCGCCGACGACATCGCGGTCGCGGTTCGTTCCTCTGCGACCGCCGAGGATCTGCCCGACGCTTCGTTCGCCGGCCAGCAGGAAACCTTCCTCAACGTGGTCGGCATCGACGACGTGCTGCACAAGGTGAAGGAAGTCTTCGCCTCGCTGTACAACGATCGTGCCATCGCCTACCGCGTGCACCAGGGTTTCAAGCACGAAGACGTGTTCCTCTCCGCCGGCGTGCAGCTGATGGTGCGCTCGGACGTGGGCGCCGCCGGCGTGCTGTTCACGCTGGACACCGAGTCGGGCTTCCGCGACGTGGTGTTCGTCACCGGCTCGTACGGCCTCGGCGAGATGGTCGTGCAGGGCGCGGTCAATCCGGACGAGTTCTACGTGTTCAAGCCGACCCTGCGCGACGGCAAGCCGGCCGTCCTGCGCCGCAACCTCGGCGCCAAGCAGCTGCGCATGGTGTATTCCAGCGCACCGGGCGAACGGGTCAGGACCGAGGACACCCCGGTCGAACTGCGCAACACATTCTGCATCAGCGACGACGACGTGCAGGAACTCGCCCGCCAGTCGCTGATCATCGAAAAGCATTACGGCCGCCCGATGGACATCGAGTGGGCGAAGGACGGCCACACCGGCAAGCTGTACATCGTGCAGGCGCGCCCGGAAACGGTGAAATCGCGCTCGCATGCGACCCAGCTGGAACGCTTCAGCCTCAGCGAGAAAGGCAAGGTGCTGGCCGAAGGCCGCTCGATCGGCCAGAAGATCGGCGCCGGCAAGGCCCGCGTGATCCGTTCCCTGAGCGACATGAACAAGGTGCAGGTCGGCGACGTGCTGATCGCCGACATGACCGACCCCGACTGGGAGCCAGTGATGAAGCGCGCCTCGGCGATCGTCACCAACCGCGGCGGCCGCACCTGCCACGCGGCGATCATCGCGCGCGAGCTGGGCGTGCCGGCAGTGGTCGGTACCGGCAACGCGCTGGAGCTGATCCCCGATGGCGCCGACGTCACCGTATCCTGCGCCGAAGGCGACACCGGCACGATCTACGAAGGCATCCTGAAGTTCGAGCGGATCACCGCCGACCTCGGCGCCATGCCCGAAGCGCCGCTGAAGATCATGATGAACGTGGCCAACCCCGAGCGCGCGTTCGACTTCGGCATGCTGCCGAACGCCGGCATCGGCCTGGCCCGGCTGGAGATGATCATCGCGAGCCACATCGGCGTGCATCCGAAGGCGCTGCTGGAATACGCCAAGCAGGACGCCGAAACAAAGGCGAAGATCGACGAGCGCATCGCCGGCTACGCCGGGCCGGTCGAGTTCTACGTCGACCGCCTCGCCGAAGGCATCGCCACCATCGCCGCCTCGGTCTACCCGAAGCCGGTGATCGTGCGCCTGTCCGACTTCAAGTCGAACGAATACGCCGGCCTGCTCGGCGGTTCGCGCTACGAGCCGCACGAAGAGAACCCGATGATCGGTTTCCGCGGCGCCAGCCGCTACGTCGATCCCAGCTTCGCCGAGGCGTTCGCGCTGGAGTGCAAGGCGGTCAAGCGCGTGCGCGAGGTGATGGGCCTCGTCAACGTATGGGTGATGATCCCGTTCGTGCGCACGCTCGGCGAAGGCCGCAAGGTGATCGAGGTGCTGGCGAAGAACGGCCTCAGGCAGGGCGAGCATGACCTCAAGGTCATCATGATGTGCGAGGTGCCGTCGAACGCGCTGCTCGCCGACGAGTTCCTCGACATCTTCGACGGCTTCTCGATCGGCTCGAACGATCTCACCCAGCTCACCCTGGGCCTCGACCGCGACTCCAGCATCGTCGCCAGCCTGTTCGACGAACGCGATCCGGCGGTGAAGAAGCTGCTGGCCATGGCGATCAAGACCGCCCGCGCCAAGGGCAAGTACATCGGCATCTGCGGCCAGGGTCCCAGCGACCACCCCGATCTGGCCGAGTGGCTGATGGAACAGGGCATCGAGTCGGTATCGCTGAATCCGGATACGGTCGTCGACACCTGGCTGCGACTGGCGAAAAAGAAGGCCGACCGGGTAATCTGA